TGCCGGATACGCTTTGAGCCTCACCGGGGAACCCGCCGTTCCAACGCTTATTGATGCCATGCAAGCGACAGACAACTCCGTACGAGCAAATGCTACGTTTGCCTTGGCGGATATGGGGAAAGCCGCACAGGAAGCGTTACCTACGTTGACACGTGCCGCACAGGATCCCGACGAATGGGTTCGACGAAACGCCACAGAAGGATTGGGACTCATCGGACAACAGGTCTCCGAAGAGATGGATTTATCCGAGGTGGTGCAGGTCTTAACAACCCGATTGCAGGATGATCATTATGCGGTTCGTGATAACGCGGCTCGCTCTTTAGCGAAATTGGGAACACGTGCTGAACCGGCAATTCCTGCACTTGTCGCACAACTGGAAGATGAGAACCGATATGTCCGTTTCCACGCGGCGTTGGCGTTGAAGGAGATTAAGACCCCAGAGGCGCAGGAGGCACTTTTCAACCATCTCTTCGCTTCGCGGTGGTGCACAATAACAACACGTGGGACACCGTATTAGAGAACACCCCTTAGATGCCCTAATGGAATTTGACTCCCCGCCGTAAGAAATAGAGGAGGACACGCAAGATGAACAAACCAGCACTGCCCCTCACCGATAAAGAGATGCAGGATTTCATCATCAACGGGTACGTCAAGGTAAAAACCGATTTCCCGCCGAGTTTTCATGAGAATATTTGCCAGCAATTGGACACAATGTTTGAGGAAACCGGGAATTTGGGGAATAACCTCCTGCCAGCCATCCCTGAAATTCAAGAAGTTTTTGACCATCCGGTTGTTCACGGCGCGATGCAAGGCGTGCTCGGTTCGGACTACGTCATGCATCCACACCGATACTGCCACTTTAATCAACAGGGTAGCAAGGGTCAGAATTTTCATAAAGATAGTTATGCAGGGGACGAACAGATCCGACGCCACCGCTGTCGTTGGACGATGGCATTCTACTATCCGCAGGATGTCACAGAAGACATGGGACCCACCGCTGTCCTCCCCGGTTCGCAGTATTACGAGACAGGCGAAAGCGCACACGAGCAGCCTGATCTCGCACTCACTGGTGAAGCAGGCACTGTGACGATTGTCCACTACGATTTGTGGCACCGTGCAATGCCGAATCAGAGCGACAAAAAACGGTATATGTTGAAGTTCCTCTTTATCCGACTTGATGAGCCACAAACACCTTTATGGCAAAGTAAGACTGCCTATTGGGACACCCTCGGCAACGGTGAAGAACTGGATCACCCAGAACTATGGGAGTCGGTGTGGGACTGGTACTACGGTAAACAGAACGGCACTACCAACGGTGTTCCGCACGCTGAAATGGACACCCTCATTGAAAACTTGGATAGCGATAATGAAAAAGATAGACTAAACGCCGCTTATCGCTTGGGACGCGTTGGTGCTGATGCTGTGCCTGCCTTGAAGCAGATGTTACACAGCACATCAGCTGCTATCCGCGAGTATGCCGGATACGCTTTAAGCCTCACCGGCGCGCCCGCTGTTCCGACGCTCATTGATGCCATGCAAGCAACAGACGATTCAGTGCGGACAAGCGCGGCGTTTGCCTTGGCGGATATGGGGAAAGTGGCACAAGAGGCGATGCCCGCATTAATAACCGCTGCACAAGACCCCTCCGAGTCGGTCCGACGACACGCAACAGAAGGGCTTGGACTCATCGGACAGTTGATATCTGAGGAGATGGATTTATCCGAAACTGTGCAGGTCTTAGCAAACGGGTTGAGCGATGATCATTTTCCTGTTCGCGATAACGCTGCCCGTTCCTTAGCGAAATTGGGAACGCTCGCTGAACCGGCGATGCCTGCACTTGTCGCGCAACTCGAAGATGAGGACCGATATGTGCGTTTCCACGCTGCCTTGGCATTAAAGGAAATTAAGACCCCCGAAGCACAGAATGCGCTTTTCAATCATCTGTTCGCTTCGCGGTGGTGTGCCTTGACAACAAACAGCACGCCTTATTAACGAGCATCGGTTGTTTTGTGCGCGGTGGTTACAAAATCTTAAAACGTAACTACCGCGCTTCAGTAAGTCTGCCTATCATAGATGAGATTTCATATCCCAGAGAAGAATAGTGCCATCATAACCACCGCTCGCCAAAAACGCGCCATCAGGTGAAAAAGCAAGCGAAAAGATATGGGTGAGGTGTCCCTCGAATGTGGCAACGTTCTCACCTGTGGTAGTGTTCCACAGTTTGATGGGCGCGCTTGCCATCCCTTCCACTCGCTCCAATCCGGTAGCGAGATAAAGTCCACACGGGGAAAATACGATACCGCCCTGCCACCAATATGCGTATTCTTCTGGTTTTGGTATTGTGAGCAAGGTTTTAGCACTTTCGATGTCCCACAAAATAAACGCTTTTTCCATCTCTCCGGCAATAATATTTCCACACGGTGAAAAAGCGATATGCTCTATCTCATGACTATGGAACGCGTGTATCTCCTCTCCACGCTCAAGATCCCATAGGCAATAGGACCCCATCTCTTGCCCGCTCGCGAGATATTTACCGTTTGGACTGAACGCTGTGAAGGCAGCATTGGTTTCAGGCATCGTGAAGGTATTGATAATTTCCTCACGCGGAATATCCCATACATATAGATTTTTCTCGGAATCCCCGTACGCGATCAATTGGGCTGTGTCCGAAAACGCCACGGCCAAATACCGAGGACGTTCCTTGATTCTGCATTCGGTAATAGGCGTGTCGTTGCCGAATTCCCGTACTTTTATCGTGTTTCCTTCAACGCTGGTAGTGTGCAGTTGTCCTGAAGTAGAGGCGTACAAACAATGTTTTTCACCCGATAATTTGAAAACGCGTGGGGTTTGTGAATGGGTGACAACATCCCAACAGCGAAACGTTCCCTCGGGAAACGGATACCCAGCTACAAGGGTTTCCCCATCCGCCGAAAATGCTAATGATGATATATAATCGGGATGCGAATTATAAGAGACGGTGCGCGGATCGTGGTCACCAATTGTCCACACATTTAGTTCATGAGTCGTTGCAAGAGCAAACTGGGTCCCGCTAAAAGACCACCTTCGTGTCTCGCCTCCGTCCGGCGTGTAGTAAGTATTAAGTTTTTCATGGCACGTCGTATCCCAGAGGGTGACATCGGTATCAGAAACCGCTACAATCTGCCTCTCACCCGTTGTAGAATAGGTAGGTATCAACTGATTACTGCCATAAATCCGTTCCTCTTTTTCGACCTGCCAATTCTCCGTGTCCCATACTGTCAAAATAGAGGATTCCTCTCCATCACTACTGGCAACGAGGAAGTTCCCACACGGTGAAAAGGAGAGAGCATACAAAAATTCCGTGTATTCTGTGAGATATGCGACGCGTTTTCCGTTGGTAACATCCCACACAGATATAACGTCTCTTTCAGGCGCGATGGACCAAAAACCTGTTCCCAACCGCTTAGCGTCGTCCGGAGGACTCGCACAGGCAATCAGTTGACTATCTTGTGAAAAAGCAATAGGATGCTTCTCCCAACATGCCTGAAATCTAAGTTCAGCATCACCAAATTTTGCAAGTTGGACACCGGTTTCTGGATTCCAGACATCAACCATATAATCAAAATCTCCATTTGCAGCCAAGTGCTTGCTGTCTGGAGAAAAAACCAATTGATTAATCTTTTTACAAAGTTGGTGCGCTTGCCTCTCCACTTGGGTGAAACAATTCGCCTGTCGCACGTCCCATACCTTGACACTTCCGTCCTCATGTCCTGTGGCAACCCACTCGCCTGATGCGGAGAACGCAATCGCCGAAATTCGCTTGCAGTTCGTACTCCACAGCGCGATAGGTGACAAGGTAGCGACTTCATACCACCACAGTCCTATGTCGGTTCCGAGAACGAGATGTTTTCCATCTGGGGACAATGCCATAGCGTTGATTGCCCCGCGCCCAAATCGGACCAGGGCATCATTCGGGAGTCCCCATAGAGCTGCTTCCCGATTGCTTTCCGTTTGATCCATTGCTGGAATGTAGCACACGTCCTCTGACATGTTAGGTTTATTGAGATGAACAGATTCTGAAGACATAGTTTCTCCTTTTTTAGGTGCCATGTCAAATTCCTTCCGCAGGAGTTCTCGTGTTTCTCTTAATTTCGTCTTAACTGTGCCTATGGCTAAGTCGAGTTCTTCCGCGATTTCTTTCATACTCCACGATTCCAGATAGTACAATACGGCGGTCGGACGCACCCGCTGCGGGAGATGCTGAACGGCTTCCCTTACGTCTGCGTGTAGTTGTGCTTCTCTAAAACGCGGGGAGGCCTCCCGGTCAATGTACTCAATCAACTCGGCACGGCTCTGCGGAGTTTCGCTCCGTGAGCGGTGGCTGGAGGCGTAGTATCTGTTACAGGCGTTATAGGCGATCTGCCGCAACCATCCGTTAAAGCTGCTGACTTTCCTGAGTCCACCGATGTTTTCCCATACTGCCATCCAAGTGTCCATGAGGATTTCCTCAGCATCGCGGCGTTGCCTTGAATTTGCAAGAATGATACGCCATATCCGTGGACTGTAGCGCGACATCAGTTCCGCAAATGCTGCTTCATCCTGATTTTGGACAAACCGAATGAGTTCTTCATCTGTGAGGTCATTGAAGGTTATCAGATTATGGCGCATAAAACTTATCTCCTTGGTAGGTGTACTTTGTGAATGCACTTTTCTATCATGAGGTGACCCTTTGGGTTTTAATATTTAAGAGGAGAGTTTTCGGGGAAAAGGTTTAAAAAATGTAAAAGTTGAGAATCGAAGAGAGGGATTCTTGATAAAATTAAGCGAGTGCTGGCGTTTGCTTTTGTGTTGAACCAACGACTTCACCAGTAGGATTCCGTTCGCCATTGATGACCGCGCGACAGACATCAGCGATATGGCGCGCAGCACAGCCATTCTGCAATTGAACCGCAGATAAATAAGATCTTCTTCGTCACTGAATTGATCTTCTACATCATGAACCACATACCTATCTGTCCAGCGAGTATACCGAGAAGTGCCCCGGCGAGAACGTCGGTCGGGTAATGCACTCCGAGATATACACGTGCGACTCCGACGAGTGTTGCCCAACAAAAGGTCGGGATTTGCAAAACTGGGAAGGTATTCGCCAAAAGCGTCATCATCAGAAAAGCAGAGGCAGTATGTCCCGATGGGAAACTAAATCGATCCGGTGGACGGACACGAAATTGAACGTCCATAATCTTCTCGTAGGGTCGGTCGCGTTTCATTGCCTGTTTGAGGAAATGATATAAGAGTCTCTCAAGCGGAAATCCAAGTGCTGCGGATAGGAGAAACGGCTTGCTAACGTCAGGACTGAGCGTCAGGAATATATAGAGTCCAAGAAATGGATACAAACACCCATTCGCGCTCCATGAGATGCAACGAAACGATCGGTTGAGAATGACACCTCCATCCCCCAAACTAAAGATATAGTAGAACAGCGACCTATCCCATCGGGTTAGACTATTTGTGAATTCTTTAAGCATATCTGGTTTAATTTCCGTATAATAAAGCTTGCAGGATGTTAAGAAACCTTGATTGCACGTGTGGTATTTACAAGTCTTTCGTTGTGGTACGTTTTCTGGGGCAGATCTATGTAGAGGTTGTTACGCGCTAACATCCACTCCGCCCATTCCCAATCCTCTAATGTGTCTCTCACTATTCACATCCCCTTTAAATGTCCATCTCTCTTCTTTGAGCGTCTGATGCTTTTGCGGCGAGTACGAGTTGGAGTGCAGCAATTCCATCCGTCAGATTAACACAGGGGGCGGTACCGTTTTCAATGCAGCCGATGAAATGTTTCATCTCTTCAATGAAAAGTGTGTTACGCTCAAAACCGGTCGGTCCCTTGTGAAAAGTCTCCGTTTGCCATGATTCTGTCTTGCCTTGGTACCAGTGGACCTCACCGTCGGCGTTATCCCATAGGATGCTTCCGTGTTGTCCAGTAATACGCAATGTATGTGTCGATGGGCGTTGAATGTAATTAAGATGCACTATGCCAAGTGCACCATTTTCAAACCGCAGCATCGTGTTTGTTGTGTCCTCGACTCGGATGTTTAAGCCCCCTTGTTGTGCTGTCATCGCGGAGACACTCTGTACCTCCCCAATGAGCCATCGGAGGTAATCAAACGGATGGCAAAGTGTCAGTAGCACTCCACCTCCGAGGTCTTCGCGTGCGGCGTACCCTGTTCGATGGTCTTCCCAAGGGTGCCATCCGGGTAGATATTCACCCCAGTGTGC
Above is a genomic segment from Candidatus Poribacteria bacterium containing:
- a CDS encoding Gfo/Idh/MocA family oxidoreductase codes for the protein MKILIAGLGSIGRRHLRNLQDLNIKKLVLLRSGRATLSDDDLAGFPTERDITEALQRHQPDAVVISNPTSFHLDVAIPAAEAGCHLLLEKPISHTMERVPILAKIVQEKNLRVLVGFQFRFHPGLQRIKQLLDSGVIGAVTSVDAHWGEYLPGWHPWEDHRTGYAAREDLGGGVLLTLCHPFDYLRWLIGEVQSVSAMTAQQGGLNIRVEDTTNTMLRFENGALGIVHLNYIQRPSTHTLRITGQHGSILWDNADGEVHWYQGKTESWQTETFHKGPTGFERNTLFIEEMKHFIGCIENGTAPCVNLTDGIAALQLVLAAKASDAQRREMDI
- a CDS encoding HEAT repeat domain-containing protein; this translates as MNKPALPLTDKEMQDFIINGYVKVKTDFPPSFHENICQQLDTMFEETGNLGNNLLPAIPEIQEVFDHPVVHGAMQGVLGSDYVMHPHRYCHFNQQGSKGQNFHKDSYAGDEQIRRHRCRWTMAFYYPQDVTEDMGPTAVLPGSQYYETGESAHEQPDLALTGEAGTVTIVHYDLWHRAMPNQSDKKRYMLKFLFIRLDEPQTPLWQSKTAYWDTLGNGEELDHPELWESVWDWYYGKQNGTTNGVPHAEMDTLIENLDSDNEKDRLNAAYRLGRVGADAVPALKQMLHSTSAAIREYAGYALSLTGAPAVPTLIDAMQATDDSVRTSAAFALADMGKVAQEAMPALITAAQDPSESVRRHATEGLGLIGQLISEEMDLSETVQVLANGLSDDHFPVRDNAARSLAKLGTLAEPAMPALVAQLEDEDRYVRFHAALALKEIKTPEAQNALFNHLFASRWCALTTNSTPY
- a CDS encoding phosphatase PAP2 family protein — its product is MLKEFTNSLTRWDRSLFYYIFSLGDGGVILNRSFRCISWSANGCLYPFLGLYIFLTLSPDVSKPFLLSAALGFPLERLLYHFLKQAMKRDRPYEKIMDVQFRVRPPDRFSFPSGHTASAFLMMTLLANTFPVLQIPTFCWATLVGVARVYLGVHYPTDVLAGALLGILAGQIGMWFMM
- a CDS encoding sigma-70 family RNA polymerase sigma factor, yielding MRHNLITFNDLTDEELIRFVQNQDEAAFAELMSRYSPRIWRIILANSRQRRDAEEILMDTWMAVWENIGGLRKVSSFNGWLRQIAYNACNRYYASSHRSRSETPQSRAELIEYIDREASPRFREAQLHADVREAVQHLPQRVRPTAVLYYLESWSMKEIAEELDLAIGTVKTKLRETRELLRKEFDMAPKKGETMSSESVHLNKPNMSEDVCYIPAMDQTESNREAALWGLPNDALVRFGRGAINAMALSPDGKHLVLGTDIGLWWYEVATLSPIALWSTNCKRISAIAFSASGEWVATGHEDGSVKVWDVRQANCFTQVERQAHQLCKKINQLVFSPDSKHLAANGDFDYMVDVWNPETGVQLAKFGDAELRFQACWEKHPIAFSQDSQLIACASPPDDAKRLGTGFWSIAPERDVISVWDVTNGKRVAYLTEYTEFLYALSFSPCGNFLVASSDGEESSILTVWDTENWQVEKEERIYGSNQLIPTYSTTGERQIVAVSDTDVTLWDTTCHEKLNTYYTPDGGETRRWSFSGTQFALATTHELNVWTIGDHDPRTVSYNSHPDYISSLAFSADGETLVAGYPFPEGTFRCWDVVTHSQTPRVFKLSGEKHCLYASTSGQLHTTSVEGNTIKVREFGNDTPITECRIKERPRYLAVAFSDTAQLIAYGDSEKNLYVWDIPREEIINTFTMPETNAAFTAFSPNGKYLASGQEMGSYCLWDLERGEEIHAFHSHEIEHIAFSPCGNIIAGEMEKAFILWDIESAKTLLTIPKPEEYAYWWQGGIVFSPCGLYLATGLERVEGMASAPIKLWNTTTGENVATFEGHLTHIFSLAFSPDGAFLASGGYDGTILLWDMKSHL